Proteins from one Lacrimispora sphenoides genomic window:
- a CDS encoding phosphotriesterase family protein — protein MEKGYTLMHEHITIDLSGVKKDQDCRLDCFEESKSELRCLYQLGVRRILDVTNMGMGRNPEYVSRMEKATGIRILQSTGFYKEPFLPDFVYSMSETELAKLAEKELTEGIGDSGIKARVIGEFGTSKSTMTDMEKKVFHSMALAAVRTGSVVTTHTTLGTMALEQAIYLKNAGIRPEKIIIGHLDLSQDTDYILSVLKEGVNIGFDTVGKNNYCPDRFRAETLKRIAREGYLGQVVLSMDITRKSHLKAWGGLGYAYLFETFLPMLRDYGLSEEQIDMLLINNPDRILK, from the coding sequence ATGGAAAAAGGTTATACTTTGATGCATGAACACATTACCATAGACTTATCCGGGGTAAAAAAAGACCAGGATTGCCGTCTGGACTGTTTTGAGGAATCGAAAAGCGAGCTTCGCTGTTTGTATCAGCTAGGAGTCAGGCGCATTCTGGATGTGACGAATATGGGGATGGGAAGGAATCCGGAATACGTGAGCCGTATGGAAAAAGCCACCGGCATCCGGATCCTGCAGTCGACCGGTTTTTATAAAGAGCCGTTTCTTCCGGATTTTGTGTATTCCATGTCGGAAACAGAACTTGCCAAGCTGGCAGAGAAGGAATTGACGGAAGGAATAGGGGATTCCGGCATCAAAGCTAGGGTCATAGGAGAGTTTGGAACCAGCAAAAGCACCATGACGGATATGGAAAAAAAGGTGTTTCATTCCATGGCTTTGGCAGCGGTGCGCACCGGTTCCGTAGTAACTACCCATACAACCCTTGGAACAATGGCTTTGGAACAGGCCATATATTTAAAAAATGCCGGGATACGGCCGGAAAAGATTATTATCGGCCATTTAGACCTTTCCCAGGACACAGATTACATTCTTTCTGTTCTGAAGGAAGGCGTCAATATCGGATTCGATACTGTAGGAAAAAATAATTACTGTCCAGACCGGTTCCGTGCAGAAACATTAAAGCGAATCGCAAGAGAAGGTTACCTGGGGCAGGTGGTTTTATCTATGGATATTACCAGAAAATCTCATTTAAAGGCATGGGGAGGTTTGGGTTATGCTTATCTGTTTGAAACCTTTCTTCCCATGCTTCGGGATTATGGATTATCCGAGGAACAAATCGATATGCTGCTGATTAATAATCCGGACCGGATTTTGAAATAA
- a CDS encoding amidase family protein, which translates to MERLETYAKKTFLALKNPYCTVNQVNPCVIDLVAPTQKKHGFAWYTGIKDTPVIPGKLKERLNENGFLFHTADKMALGGRAVDLQLINPITGKWMTGSSSGTALNVFYGINDAGIGTDGGGSVLAPAAALNLYGFISPLIEQDHMRQHSKASTDGIIFSPSIGAITRDLKTLEQVLDPLLGISLTEDSDDKNTDWEWKEVPNDGQPDIYGGRKPLIQYLNGIIRPGTILISREGPVDVNDMGDSIYGHFDKETEKCQALSGKGLMRVVNMCGKSALTVPSSELGRCIVLICESKKEDIEAMFRKARLLVCKRSQLIERYFMNLDMYF; encoded by the coding sequence ATGGAAAGACTTGAAACATATGCAAAGAAAACATTTTTGGCACTTAAAAATCCTTATTGCACTGTAAACCAGGTAAATCCCTGCGTCATTGACCTGGTTGCTCCAACTCAGAAAAAACATGGATTTGCCTGGTATACCGGTATCAAGGATACTCCGGTCATTCCCGGGAAACTAAAAGAACGTCTTAATGAAAATGGCTTTTTATTTCATACCGCCGATAAAATGGCTTTAGGCGGAAGAGCGGTGGATTTACAGCTTATCAATCCCATTACAGGAAAATGGATGACCGGCTCCAGCAGCGGTACGGCCCTCAATGTATTCTATGGAATCAATGATGCCGGAATCGGAACAGACGGCGGCGGCAGTGTACTGGCACCTGCCGCTGCGCTCAATCTTTATGGATTTATCTCTCCGTTAATCGAGCAGGATCATATGAGGCAGCATTCCAAAGCTTCCACTGATGGAATCATATTTTCCCCCAGCATTGGCGCCATTACCAGAGATTTAAAGACCCTGGAACAGGTTTTGGACCCATTGCTTGGAATAAGCCTGACAGAGGATTCCGATGATAAGAATACCGATTGGGAATGGAAAGAGGTACCAAACGATGGCCAGCCGGATATTTATGGGGGCCGGAAACCTTTGATCCAATACTTAAACGGAATCATAAGGCCGGGAACCATCCTGATCTCAAGGGAAGGACCAGTGGATGTAAATGACATGGGAGACAGCATTTACGGCCATTTTGATAAGGAAACAGAAAAATGCCAGGCTCTTTCAGGAAAAGGTCTGATGCGGGTGGTCAATATGTGTGGAAAATCCGCACTGACCGTTCCTTCCAGTGAATTGGGGCGCTGTATCGTTCTGATCTGTGAAAGTAAAAAGGAGGACATTGAAGCAATGTTCCGAAAGGCAAGATTGCTGGTCTGTAAAAGATCCCAGCTGATCGAGCGGTACTTTATGAATCTTGATATGTATTTCTAG
- a CDS encoding YhfT family protein, whose amino-acid sequence MKYIVIALIGALASVLSNQGIAVFNDGFRPIVGQYFNGEINRKELAAMSFAISFGLVIGFGIPTSIAASIILIHCLLLTTDIIGSFCNNSRNGMILSAAIGAAYGLAILAGLEFVVKLFSYMPYNFTSDLGSVSGYITVAFAIFPAVGIAYQHGFKKGLTAAIVTLLVYFLVKKFGTFPIGAGKVSLNAEGMAMLAGMIMMIVYAAQQKGTEHTNEGLTKGFEGNILRIRKNWLLLAVMGGLIASGTSLAIIAGDPASLALLANQEYSNAGLTALARAIGFIPLVFTTAIVTGVYGAAGCTFVFVVGLFLHGNPLFAFVLGFAVMVAEIFLINIFAKYMDKFPGVKDMGEYVRTSMNKVLEISLLAGGIVAAEKMAVSSSGYTGIGALFVIGAFLLNKKAKKPIVDLAVGPVACIVFGVLLNLLLIIGLIAVPVAK is encoded by the coding sequence ATGAAATACATAGTTATTGCATTAATCGGGGCGCTGGCTTCCGTTTTATCCAATCAGGGGATTGCAGTATTTAATGACGGTTTCCGGCCAATTGTAGGGCAGTATTTTAACGGCGAGATTAACCGAAAAGAATTGGCGGCCATGAGCTTTGCCATCAGTTTCGGCCTGGTCATTGGTTTTGGTATACCGACCTCCATTGCAGCAAGCATTATTTTGATCCACTGCCTGCTGTTAACTACTGATATCATCGGATCTTTCTGTAATAACAGCAGGAACGGGATGATCCTTTCCGCTGCCATTGGAGCCGCTTACGGCCTGGCGATTCTGGCCGGTCTTGAGTTTGTTGTAAAACTGTTCAGCTATATGCCATATAACTTCACCAGTGACTTAGGAAGCGTTTCCGGCTATATAACAGTTGCATTTGCCATATTCCCGGCAGTGGGCATCGCTTATCAGCACGGCTTTAAAAAAGGATTGACCGCCGCAATTGTAACCTTACTTGTATATTTCCTTGTAAAAAAATTCGGTACCTTTCCTATTGGGGCAGGCAAGGTTTCTTTAAATGCAGAAGGTATGGCAATGCTTGCAGGTATGATTATGATGATCGTTTATGCTGCTCAGCAGAAAGGAACGGAGCATACCAATGAAGGGCTGACCAAGGGCTTTGAGGGCAACATTTTACGAATTCGTAAAAACTGGCTGTTGTTGGCTGTTATGGGCGGTCTGATCGCATCCGGAACCAGCCTTGCCATTATCGCCGGCGATCCCGCTTCCCTTGCCCTTTTAGCCAACCAGGAATACAGCAACGCCGGATTAACCGCACTTGCAAGAGCCATTGGTTTCATACCTCTGGTATTTACTACAGCCATTGTGACAGGTGTGTACGGTGCGGCTGGCTGTACCTTTGTATTTGTAGTCGGACTGTTCCTCCATGGAAACCCGCTTTTTGCCTTTGTACTCGGATTTGCAGTCATGGTGGCAGAGATTTTCCTGATCAACATTTTTGCAAAATATATGGATAAATTCCCAGGAGTCAAAGATATGGGAGAGTATGTGAGAACATCCATGAACAAGGTTCTGGAAATTTCTTTGCTTGCAGGCGGTATCGTTGCTGCTGAAAAAATGGCTGTTTCCTCTTCCGGGTACACTGGAATCGGAGCACTGTTTGTAATCGGGGCCTTCCTGTTAAATAAGAAAGCGAAAAAACCGATTGTTGACCTTGCGGTTGGTCCTGTGGCCTGTATCGTTTTCGGAGTGCTGCTGAACCTGCTTCTCATAATCGGTCTCATTGCAGTCCCGGTGGCGAAGTAG
- a CDS encoding DUF2620 domain-containing protein: protein MKIVVGGQIDKEEIARLVSLQMNGRAEIEIKGDLDAALGVKNGKYDYYVGACNTGGGGALAMAMAMLGSGLCSTISMPGMIKSGDFIREEVQKGKKAFGFTAQHKEEVLPVLLQAIIEKEEVS from the coding sequence ATGAAGATTGTGGTTGGTGGTCAGATTGACAAGGAAGAAATTGCCAGACTGGTATCCCTGCAGATGAACGGCCGGGCAGAAATCGAGATCAAGGGGGATCTGGATGCTGCACTGGGCGTGAAAAACGGAAAGTATGATTATTATGTAGGTGCCTGTAATACTGGCGGCGGCGGAGCGCTGGCTATGGCTATGGCCATGCTGGGTTCCGGGCTCTGTTCTACGATTTCCATGCCTGGAATGATAAAGAGCGGAGATTTTATCAGGGAAGAGGTACAAAAGGGGAAAAAAGCATTTGGATTTACAGCACAGCACAAAGAAGAGGTCCTTCCGGTTTTGCTTCAGGCAATCATTGAGAAAGAGGAGGTTTCATAG
- a CDS encoding PRD domain-containing protein — MDLRDMLNQRLDILEDNHVICKKVADYSRKAVERILEEKPDTEEDKAAMFITHLAMAGQRVLDGVVEHPLDNTLLDGIKKEPVYQRAEVLKEELLKETDIQFPEAERNFLTVHLCNLLS, encoded by the coding sequence ATGGATTTAAGAGATATGTTAAACCAGCGTCTGGACATTCTGGAGGATAATCATGTGATTTGCAAAAAGGTTGCGGATTATTCCAGAAAAGCAGTGGAACGGATCCTGGAAGAAAAACCTGACACAGAGGAAGATAAGGCGGCAATGTTCATTACCCATCTGGCCATGGCAGGACAAAGAGTTTTAGACGGGGTTGTGGAACACCCTCTGGATAATACGCTCCTCGATGGAATAAAAAAGGAGCCGGTTTACCAAAGAGCGGAAGTGTTAAAAGAGGAACTGTTAAAGGAAACAGATATCCAGTTCCCGGAAGCAGAACGGAATTTCCTGACTGTTCATCTATGCAATCTGCTTTCATAA
- the yhfZ gene encoding GntR family transcriptional regulator YhfZ → MKNNCLEAGNLYQKIGLVKNLLALDLMSRNAGDRILPISEYQDKFGVSRGTIQNAFACLKECNAVSLENHGHQGTCIKEIDYKKLQENCMRKDILGIMPLPYSVTYEGFATAMYTQFAPLNFNMAYARGAVGRIDLVESGTYQFAICSQYAAEQSIREGKQIEAAINFGPGSFLSRHVLLLGDSKYESIQDGMRVAYDSSSIDQSCITKNIIHGKKVTLVPIRTQQTVGALMDGIIDAGVWNYDDILEHKYKSLNVVFLDESDYNNLFSTAVMVIRKEDEYLKALLEKYVSVPKVVEIIREVREKKREPYF, encoded by the coding sequence ATGAAAAACAATTGTTTAGAAGCAGGAAACCTATATCAAAAAATAGGTCTGGTAAAAAATCTGTTGGCGTTGGATTTAATGTCCCGGAATGCAGGAGACCGGATTCTGCCGATCTCAGAGTATCAGGATAAATTCGGGGTATCCAGGGGGACCATTCAGAACGCATTTGCCTGTTTAAAAGAGTGCAATGCTGTGTCATTGGAGAATCATGGGCATCAGGGAACCTGCATCAAAGAGATTGATTACAAGAAGCTGCAGGAAAACTGTATGCGCAAAGATATTCTAGGGATCATGCCCCTTCCTTATTCCGTGACTTATGAAGGTTTCGCCACTGCCATGTATACCCAGTTTGCACCGCTTAACTTTAATATGGCTTACGCCAGAGGTGCAGTAGGACGTATTGATCTGGTGGAATCAGGAACCTACCAGTTTGCTATCTGCTCCCAGTATGCGGCGGAACAATCCATAAGAGAAGGAAAGCAGATTGAAGCGGCAATTAATTTTGGGCCGGGCAGCTTTCTTTCCAGGCATGTGCTTCTTTTAGGGGATTCCAAATATGAAAGCATTCAGGATGGCATGCGGGTAGCATATGACAGCAGCTCCATTGACCAGAGCTGCATTACTAAAAATATTATACACGGCAAAAAGGTTACTCTGGTCCCAATCCGGACCCAGCAGACCGTAGGCGCCTTGATGGATGGTATCATAGATGCAGGTGTATGGAACTATGATGATATTCTGGAGCATAAGTACAAATCGCTGAACGTAGTTTTCTTAGACGAATCCGATTATAACAACCTGTTTTCAACAGCTGTAATGGTTATAAGAAAGGAGGATGAATATCTAAAGGCACTGTTAGAAAAGTATGTCAGTGTACCGAAGGTTGTGGAGATCATCCGGGAGGTAAGGGAGAAAAAAAGAGAACCATATTTTTAA
- a CDS encoding cytidylate kinase-like family protein has protein sequence MSGNLVIAIGRQCGSSGKIIGQKLAEELGIKCYDKELLALAAKNSGLCEELFKTHDEKPTNSFLYSLVMDTYSMGFTTSGYMDMPINHKIFLAQFDTIKQLADEESCVIVGRCADYALTDYPNLVSVFITADEEDKVKSLKELYHVDDTKAKDIMVKTDKKRSSYYNYYSNKKWGDVRSYDLCINRSSVGIDGTVKLIHNFVDAKMECNKANR, from the coding sequence ATGAGTGGAAATTTAGTAATTGCAATTGGAAGACAATGTGGAAGTTCTGGAAAAATCATCGGACAGAAATTGGCAGAAGAACTGGGCATTAAATGCTATGACAAGGAGCTTTTGGCACTTGCAGCAAAAAACAGTGGGTTATGTGAAGAATTATTTAAGACCCATGATGAAAAGCCAACCAACAGTTTTCTGTACTCCCTTGTGATGGATACATATTCCATGGGATTCACGACCTCTGGTTACATGGATATGCCAATTAATCATAAGATCTTTTTAGCACAGTTTGATACCATCAAACAGCTGGCGGATGAAGAATCCTGTGTAATCGTTGGAAGATGCGCCGATTATGCTCTGACGGATTATCCCAACCTTGTTTCCGTGTTCATTACTGCCGATGAAGAAGACAAGGTTAAATCCTTAAAAGAACTTTATCATGTTGATGATACCAAAGCCAAGGATATTATGGTCAAAACGGACAAAAAGCGTTCCAGCTATTATAATTACTATTCCAATAAGAAATGGGGAGATGTAAGGAGCTACGATTTATGCATTAATCGAAGCTCCGTAGGGATAGATGGAACCGTTAAGCTGATCCACAATTTTGTTGATGCAAAAATGGAATGTAATAAGGCGAACCGTTAA